In the Clostridium cellulovorans 743B genome, TTACCAGAAGGCACTCTATACCCGCTACTTATTAGATTAGAGAAAAATGGTTTATTATCATCAGTTTCTAGAAACTCACCTTTTGGACCAAAACGTAAATATTATTCACTTACAAAGCTAGGTGAAGAAGAACTATTAGAATTTTGTGCTTCTTGGAGCAAAATTTCGGAATCTGTTAATAAAGTATTGGAGGATTAAAAAAATGTTTAAGATTAGAGATTTAGTTAAACAATTAAATGAATCATCAAAAAACTTATCAGAAGACAATAAGAAGATCTTTGATGAAATCATTGTATATGTTCGAACATCCAACATAAAAACAAGAGATGCTGAAGAATTTCTTCAACAAATATTAGATAGTATTTTAAACGCTGAAAACCAAGGATTATCAATAGAAGAGGTACTTGGTAGTTCTGATATAAAGGGTTATTGTAAGGAAGTAATAAATACATATAAGGAAAGCTATAATTTGCTTTCACTTAGTAGCGAATATGTTATGTATGCAGGTACTGTTATATTCATATTGCCATTTTTTCATTATATCTTTAACACCATACCTTCAATTGCAAAATACGGACTAAATAATTTGACTTTTAACTTAACTATTGATTTAAAGCTAATATTTCAAATTCCACTTCTTGTTTTAATGATAATTTTCACCATGAAAGCTGTTAGAAAAAGTTGTTTCAAAAGTTCTTCTAAGTATTATAAAATTAAAGAATTTTTCATTTTATGGATTTTATCAATTCTATTAATACTTTTACTTGTGGCAACTCATTTTGTATTTAATAATATATTCTTATTTAACGTAAATATCTTTATTATACTTTTTATAGGAACTATATTATATTTCTCGGGGAATTATCTATCAGAACAATAGTATTCGATTATAAAAAAGGTTAAAGGAACTATGGCTATACCATTCCATTAACCTTTTTTTATAAATCAAAGTTATTTTTTCAAACTTTACTTCCAAGTACGATATATAGCCAATTGATTATATATAGCAAGTTCATGTGCAAGCCTTATCTTTTAAAAAAAATATTTATCTTATAAAGAGTTTTTTCTATTAAAAGGGCTCTATCTTAATGAGATGTATAATCAACAATGGAAACTACAAAATATCTATTAAAAACAATTATAGAAGGAGATAAGTAATGAGTTTACACGAAACTATATCAAAATCAATAAATGGTGACTTATCTAGTTATGAATATCTAGTTAATGAATTCCAGGGCTTAGCCATAACCTATGCCTATAGTATATTACGTGATTATCAACTAGCAGAAGACGCCGCACAAGAAGCATTCATTCTTTTGTTTTTGAATATAAAAAACTTAAAAGAGCCACTAGCCTTTGTAAGTTGGCTAAAAAAACTAACTTTTACCTGTTGCAATCGCATAACACGAAAAAAGAACTTAGAAGTCTATGATGAAGATCTGGAACAAAAACCTTCAGATAAATCAATTACAAAGATAATTGAAATATCAGAAAAAGCTACCCTCGTGCAAGAATCACTTTCACTCCTTACTAATGATCAAAAGGAAGCAATTATTCTACACTATTATTTAGATAAAAAATATTCTGATATAGCAAATATGCTAGGAATTACCGAAACGGCTGTTGCCAATAGAATTTACTCAGGCAAGAAAAAACTAAAAAAAATAATGCTAATTACTATGAAAGATTATTTAGTAGAGCTATCAATGAATAAAGACTCCTTTACTCGTAAAGTTTTAGAGCAAGTACCTAATATAACTACTCAAGATCCAAGAGTTCAAGAAAATTTTCAATTCTGCGGTTGTATGAGAGCTATAATGCAATATTTGAATAAAGATTCTTCCTTAGACTTCATTTATTTTGCAGGAATTACGGGAGCGCTCTTCTGCAACGTATGGAGTTACAATCCCAAATGGCAATATAGTGAATCTACTGTTTCATTTTTCCAATATAATGGTAGACAAGAAATAATTGTATCAGCTTTTAGATCTATAGGCTACAAGTGCGAAATTGTATCTGAAATAGACTTAAAGGAAAATACGAAAAAGTACTTAAAAAAGATCGTTGAATCATTAGATAGTGGATTTCCTGTTATGACATATGGAATTGTTGGACCGCCAACCTGTTCGCTGATTACAGGCTATGATGAAGGAGGCGAAGTTCTAATTGGTTGGTCAGCATTTCAAAATGGTGATCATGGGTTTCCGGATGGATATGAACCTTGTGGCTATTATAGAAAACGTAATGGACTTGATGAATCCTATGGACTAATTTTCTTTGGTGAAGAGTGTGAACCTATGAATAACCAGGACATTGTAAAAACTGCATTAAAGAACATAAAGCAAGTAGTGAATCTTCCAAAAACAAACAGAAACTTATATGGAATAGATGCATATACTGCTTGGGCAGAAGCATTTCTTCAAGATAAAGACTTTATAGAAAACGCCTCTGAACTTGATACATATCTAGATGTACATTGTGGTCAAAAGGTCATTGTTATGACAGGACGTACTTATGGGGCAGAATTTTTATCACGACTTAAAAATTATGATTCTCCCTATAACATTTTAATCGACAAATTAATAGACTTATGTGAAAAAGAAAATGCTATCCTAAATAAGTTTTGGCAACTTGAACCCTCATTTTATTTTGACTCTAAAAATTTAATTAACCAAAACTATCGTAGACAAATGGTTGATATAATTTTAGAAGCATCAGAAATATATAACCAATTTGTACATACTTGTGATTTATAATAATAACTCCTCTATCCTATATTGTTAAACTATGATAATAAAGGTGGTAACAATAATTAATTAAGATCAAACATCTATACTATAATTAAAGAATATAAATGTAACTTGTATTTTTCCAGTAGTTATCTATCAAAACAATAAGATTCAATTATAAAAACGGTTAAAGGAATAATACTGTGATGTTCCTTTAACCGTTTTTATTTAACTGATAACCTTCTCATTGCTATATGTACTTATTTTTTCTTCTTCTAACTTTTTAGCAAAAGGGAAAAACTTATTTCCTTCAAAAATACTAAAAGGTAAAATAAGAAATAGCCAACAAACTATAAAAGAATATCTATCCTGTGATTCTGTAATTAAAAATAATAAGCCATATCCACAAAAAATAAAATAGAATAGATTCACTAATTTATTTTTTAAATACTGTCGCTTATTAAATAATCCTATATATGTTGTAGTGATTACTATAACATACATCAATTGGTTATACATATCGGAATTTTCAAAAAGATTTAACCTTATACCTTCCTCTTCTAAATCTAAGGTTGCCCAGAAAACACCACTGAAGTCACCATTTCTCCACTGACCTGTATATTTTCTAATATAGAACTCTGCTAATTGCCTATAAGATGCTGTAGTTAAACGCTCTTTTACAATTTCCTTACAAGCATTCTCTATATCTTCATAATCATCATTATATTTATCAACAATTCTAGCATCCTCTTCATTCCATCTTCCCCAACTATCGAAGTTAGTCCCCTTTAATATTGAAGTCCAAGAGGATTCGCTACCTTTCCAAAGATTAAACTCTGTAATAGTACTAACTCTTAACAATGTACTTACTAATATTAGTGGAATTATAAATGCTCCTACTATATAAATTATTGCAACAGCCTTTTCTTTAATTGATTTTTCAAAGTATATTAATAAATACATTATATATGCAATAACTACTACTGGCGCAACCATTCTAAAGAAATTGCCTATTGTTAAGCTCAATGCAGAAAAAAACAAAAATTTTAAAGGTTTCTTGCCTTTTATAACTAAAATGAAAAAGTATACGCTTAATAAATAGAATGGAATGGCCATATTTTCGCCACAATACACTGCGGTGTATAAAATAATTGGAGGATAGATGGCAGCTATAAAGCTTGCCCATATTCCTTTTACTTTACTGCCAAATACTTCCTTAACAATAAAATAGATAAGAATCACACTAACTGTTGAACATAAGACGTTTATTATTTTTATGGTTATCAAAGGATAAGTAAAAAACCTCCTAATAACTGCAAAGTATAAAACTATAATTGTTAAATGAGGAAATCTAGCGTAATAATGGTTTCCTTTAAAAATATAATAATCTCCTTCCAAGACCAATTGACTTCGCTCATACATTCCTGCAAAGTCTGATACTGGGATACTGTCTATAGACCAGATCCATATTAACCTTATAATTAATGAAAATGTTATTATTGCTACTAATATTTTATTTGTTTTAATATTTTTCTTTAATGCTATATATGTAACCAATCCGCATAAAAGAAAAAAAACTATAAAATATAAACCTTGCTTTTCAACATCTTTATATTGATCTTTCAATTCATCATAAGTAGTAAAAACAATTAAAAGAAACAATAGTTTTAAAGTTATATTTACGAATCTCGAAAATCCATCTTGAAAAGTTCCTATTGAATTTTTTATTTTTAGAAAACCTAATTGCACTTCTCTTATGTTTGTCACCTCCTGTTTTGTTTGCAACTGTTATTTTATCTCATACAATCATATATATCAACTATTTTATTGAATTTTTATTTATTTTTTATATTTATGTATTTTAATTTAAAATAAGATAAATAACAGTTAGTTATAGATATAATATCTACAATATAAAACAATCGGTTGTCTAGATAAATTTATGAAGTTCATATGTTTCTTCTATTTTATTGTCTTTTAACAAATCTTTATCCTATAATTCTCTATTTTTTAGCTTTTCCTTTTCCTTCAAAATAAACGACTAAACTAAAGCCAAGCAATATTACAAATTTAAAAATCCATTGTTTTTCTGTTCCCGGTTTAGCAATAAACAATACAAACCAAATTCCACAAACAACAATCAGCGTAGGACATATTAATCCTAAAAAAGAATGTTTCCTTCTACTCAAAATATGCTGAAGTATTAAAAATAAAACGCATATTACAACCGCTATTAGTGCTGCCATTTATTCCACCTTATTCCTTTCTATCAAGTTCTAATATGAACTATTATCTACAGTTGAGGTAATTACTGGCTTTCCTTCTCTATCTAATAAAACAGTAAGGCCACCGCCATAACCATTTATCGTAAACAGATAATTCACTCCAGTTTTTTTATCAACAATTACTTTTATCTGTTGCAAAGTCCCTTGCTGATAAGTCACTATAAATCTATCTCCGTCACTATTCTTTTTATTCCCAAACATCCTAATAACATCTCCTCACTATTTTTATTTAATATATTTATTACTTCTAATTCTAAAATTTATTATAACATATGTTTTCAATAGTATATTCCACAATATAAAATTTTTTCCATATGAAAATTTAACACCTCTACAATATGTATATTACAGAATCATAACTTTTATAATCCTTATGTATTTACTGATAAGTATTATAAACCCTACAAAAATTTATTTAGTAGAGAATTTCTAATGTCGTCAAGTCTGTAAGAATTTAATCAAACTTAATTAAAATCCCTTCCCTTTGACGACACCGTAAAAAAGCCCACCTGTCTAAGTAACAGATGGACTTTCTGCTTTATTGTCTAATACTTAAAAGCTTATTCTTCAATTGTTCTTCAATGTTTCTTAACTCTACTTCCGCTTCT is a window encoding:
- a CDS encoding PadR family transcriptional regulator, which encodes MANSSQLLKGILEGCILKIISRKETYGYELYNSLKLTGFEDLPEGTLYPLLIRLEKNGLLSSVSRNSPFGPKRKYYSLTKLGEEELLEFCASWSKISESVNKVLED
- a CDS encoding sigma-70 family RNA polymerase sigma factor, whose amino-acid sequence is MSLHETISKSINGDLSSYEYLVNEFQGLAITYAYSILRDYQLAEDAAQEAFILLFLNIKNLKEPLAFVSWLKKLTFTCCNRITRKKNLEVYDEDLEQKPSDKSITKIIEISEKATLVQESLSLLTNDQKEAIILHYYLDKKYSDIANMLGITETAVANRIYSGKKKLKKIMLITMKDYLVELSMNKDSFTRKVLEQVPNITTQDPRVQENFQFCGCMRAIMQYLNKDSSLDFIYFAGITGALFCNVWSYNPKWQYSESTVSFFQYNGRQEIIVSAFRSIGYKCEIVSEIDLKENTKKYLKKIVESLDSGFPVMTYGIVGPPTCSLITGYDEGGEVLIGWSAFQNGDHGFPDGYEPCGYYRKRNGLDESYGLIFFGEECEPMNNQDIVKTALKNIKQVVNLPKTNRNLYGIDAYTAWAEAFLQDKDFIENASELDTYLDVHCGQKVIVMTGRTYGAEFLSRLKNYDSPYNILIDKLIDLCEKENAILNKFWQLEPSFYFDSKNLINQNYRRQMVDIILEASEIYNQFVHTCDL
- a CDS encoding glycosyltransferase family 39 protein, with the protein product MQTKQEVTNIREVQLGFLKIKNSIGTFQDGFSRFVNITLKLLFLLIVFTTYDELKDQYKDVEKQGLYFIVFFLLCGLVTYIALKKNIKTNKILVAIITFSLIIRLIWIWSIDSIPVSDFAGMYERSQLVLEGDYYIFKGNHYYARFPHLTIIVLYFAVIRRFFTYPLITIKIINVLCSTVSVILIYFIVKEVFGSKVKGIWASFIAAIYPPIILYTAVYCGENMAIPFYLLSVYFFILVIKGKKPLKFLFFSALSLTIGNFFRMVAPVVVIAYIMYLLIYFEKSIKEKAVAIIYIVGAFIIPLILVSTLLRVSTITEFNLWKGSESSWTSILKGTNFDSWGRWNEEDARIVDKYNDDYEDIENACKEIVKERLTTASYRQLAEFYIRKYTGQWRNGDFSGVFWATLDLEEEGIRLNLFENSDMYNQLMYVIVITTTYIGLFNKRQYLKNKLVNLFYFIFCGYGLLFLITESQDRYSFIVCWLFLILPFSIFEGNKFFPFAKKLEEEKISTYSNEKVIS
- a CDS encoding DUF6440 family protein; translation: MFGNKKNSDGDRFIVTYQQGTLQQIKVIVDKKTGVNYLFTINGYGGGLTVLLDREGKPVITSTVDNSSY